One window from the genome of Bartonella sp. WD16.2 encodes:
- the nuoN gene encoding NADH-quinone oxidoreductase subunit NuoN yields the protein MQTDIIAQLTLIFPEILIALGAMALLLIGVYSGARSYLTITGLAIALLVATIIIMVVFPQNGFFYTNTLIIDSFSRYMKVLTLVGALFALIMSVGFACAQKFDIFEFPVLVLFATLGMMLMISAGNTLSLYMGLELQSLALYVLAAINRDNMKSSEAGIKYFVLGALSSGFLLYGISLLYGFTAQIGFREIAFALNNEALQLGVILGIVFILAGLAFKISAVPFHMWTPDVYEGAPTPITAFFACAPKIAAMALIIRIIVVTFIPLGSSDSSMPAWQQILIFMAIASMVLGAFAAIGQSNIKRLMAYSSISHMGYALVGLAAGSMLGIKGVILYMTIYLGMTLGSFAFILGMRSSDGNVENIYDLAGLVKTNPFMAITMTIQLFSLASIPPMAGFFGKWYTFSAAVHAGLTPLAVIGMVASVVGAFYYLRIIKIMWFDAAKASFIVLSNELKLCLGLSTLFILFYVFFGIWFAEFAEKAATSLF from the coding sequence ATGCAAACTGATATAATAGCTCAATTAACGTTAATTTTTCCAGAAATTTTAATAGCACTGGGGGCCATGGCACTCCTTTTAATCGGTGTTTATTCCGGTGCACGTTCATATTTAACTATTACTGGTTTAGCAATTGCTCTACTTGTTGCAACTATTATTATTATGGTCGTCTTTCCGCAAAATGGCTTTTTCTATACAAACACGCTTATTATTGATTCCTTTAGCCGCTATATGAAAGTTCTAACTCTTGTCGGTGCACTCTTTGCTCTCATTATGTCTGTCGGTTTTGCCTGTGCTCAGAAATTTGATATATTTGAGTTTCCCGTATTAGTCCTTTTTGCAACTTTGGGTATGATGTTAATGATTTCAGCTGGCAATACGCTGTCACTTTACATGGGGTTAGAATTACAATCTTTAGCGTTATATGTTCTTGCTGCGATCAATCGCGACAATATGAAATCTTCTGAAGCGGGTATAAAATATTTTGTTTTAGGTGCACTATCTTCAGGGTTTTTACTTTATGGTATTTCATTGCTTTATGGTTTTACTGCTCAAATTGGTTTTCGCGAAATTGCCTTTGCTTTAAATAATGAAGCTCTACAGTTGGGTGTTATTTTAGGTATTGTTTTTATTCTAGCTGGTTTGGCGTTCAAAATTTCTGCAGTTCCATTTCATATGTGGACACCTGATGTTTATGAAGGGGCACCAACTCCTATTACAGCATTTTTTGCTTGTGCTCCTAAAATTGCGGCAATGGCATTAATTATCCGTATCATTGTTGTTACTTTTATTCCATTAGGAAGTTCTGATAGTTCTATGCCCGCATGGCAGCAGATTTTAATTTTTATGGCAATTGCGTCAATGGTACTAGGTGCATTTGCTGCAATTGGCCAGAGTAATATTAAGCGTTTAATGGCTTACTCATCCATCAGTCATATGGGGTATGCACTTGTTGGTCTAGCTGCTGGAAGTATGCTTGGGATAAAAGGTGTTATTCTTTATATGACTATTTATCTTGGCATGACTCTTGGTTCATTTGCATTTATTCTTGGAATGCGATCTAGTGACGGAAATGTTGAGAATATTTATGATCTTGCAGGATTGGTAAAAACTAATCCGTTTATGGCTATTACGATGACGATACAGCTTTTTTCTTTAGCAAGTATACCTCCTATGGCTGGTTTTTTTGGTAAATGGTATACATTTTCTGCAGCTGTTCATGCAGGACTTACCCCACTTGCTGTCATTGGTATGGTTGCTTCTGTTGTTGGTGCTTTTTACTATTTACGGATTATTAAAATTATGTGGTTTGATGCTGCAAAAGCTAGTTTTATTGTTTTATCAAACGAACTTAAGCTTTGTCTTGGGCTTTCTACATTATTTATTTTATTTTATGTATTTTTTGGAATTTGGTTTGCTGAATTTGCAGAAAAAGCAGCAACATCATTATTTTAA
- a CDS encoding biotin--[acetyl-CoA-carboxylase] ligase produces MVYTLSDFALKQGYILEAYESVDSTNLIAQQKANVGDRDYLWIVAEKQMQGRARRGRTWYSPKGNLYSSLLLIDDIVCQTASQLGFVAGVSVVEAIRHFIKDKENSIVNLKWPNDILLKGIKSSGILLELFTLTPQKHALVIGIGVNVKHHFKDAPYLTSSIKNIGLDIDKEELFMVLTRCFAENYLLWKQSGGCDIIRKKWLLYSAHIGQPIKIVNSEKLTEGIFDGLDHDFNCIIKQRDGKKAIITAGDVYFGSAASVNTHHY; encoded by the coding sequence ATGGTTTATACATTATCAGATTTTGCTTTAAAACAAGGGTATATCCTTGAAGCATATGAAAGTGTAGATTCGACAAATCTTATTGCACAACAAAAAGCAAATGTTGGTGATCGTGATTATCTTTGGATTGTTGCAGAAAAACAAATGCAAGGAAGAGCTAGAAGAGGCAGGACATGGTATAGTCCGAAAGGGAATTTGTACTCTAGCCTTTTATTAATTGATGATATTGTTTGCCAAACTGCTTCTCAACTTGGTTTTGTTGCTGGAGTAAGTGTAGTAGAAGCTATAAGGCACTTTATAAAAGATAAAGAAAATAGCATTGTTAATTTAAAATGGCCAAATGATATTTTACTTAAAGGAATTAAAAGCTCTGGAATCTTACTTGAGCTCTTTACATTAACCCCACAAAAACATGCATTGGTCATTGGTATCGGGGTAAATGTAAAACATCATTTTAAAGATGCACCATATTTAACATCAAGTATAAAGAATATTGGATTAGATATTGATAAAGAAGAATTATTTATGGTTCTAACAAGATGTTTTGCTGAAAATTATCTTCTTTGGAAGCAGTCGGGAGGGTGTGATATAATCCGCAAAAAATGGCTTTTATATTCAGCTCATATTGGACAACCTATCAAAATAGTCAATAGTGAAAAGCTTACCGAAGGTATTTTTGATGGTCTTGATCATGATTTCAACTGCATTATCAAACAAAGAGATGGCAAAAAAGCAATTATAACAGCTGGAGATGTTTATTTTGGTTCGGCTGCTTCTGTTAATACACATCATTATTAA
- a CDS encoding ribonuclease J: MVSANENELVFLPLGGVGEIGMNLAAYGFGPKDCREWLLVDMGVSFAGPELPGVNLILPDIHFLENEKHNVCGLVLTHAHEDHYGAVLDLWPKFQVPLYCTPFTAGLLESKKRSNFKFDKISLNIFQAGDCFQIGPFTIEAIAVNHSIPESVSLAITTSLGNVIHTGDWKIDHTPSLGPVTDEKRLRILGNKGILALICDSTNALQDGISPSEQQVRDSLSEIILKAEGRVVIATFSSNIGRIRSIALAAESAGRQVFLVGRSIKRSVTVAQELGYLNNLAPFITEDDYSHTPRKNMVLVVTGSQGEPCSALAKLSRNEMRNIALSPGDTIIYSSRSIPGNEKAIFEIQNRFIDQGIKVITNNDALVHVSGHPRRLELLQMYDWIKPQILVPVHGEAVHLVAQAALARQANIKTIAEIRNGDMLRLAPKPMEVIEKVSVGQIYKDGYLIGSEDEVGINERRKLSYVGHVVISLHMNSKHNLLDDIGFMALGLPNNDGKGKSLKDILLTVVENTINNIPQIKRKDNELIREAVRRAVRAAVNEIWGKKPVCTVFLHRSK; the protein is encoded by the coding sequence ATGGTTTCTGCCAATGAAAATGAATTGGTTTTTCTACCTTTGGGAGGGGTAGGGGAAATAGGAATGAATTTGGCTGCTTATGGATTTGGTCCAAAAGATTGCCGAGAATGGTTGCTTGTTGATATGGGAGTCAGTTTTGCCGGCCCTGAATTGCCAGGAGTAAATCTCATTTTACCAGATATTCACTTTCTGGAAAATGAAAAACATAATGTGTGTGGTCTTGTTTTGACACATGCTCACGAAGATCACTATGGTGCTGTTCTTGATTTATGGCCAAAATTTCAAGTTCCGCTTTATTGTACTCCTTTTACAGCAGGGTTATTAGAGAGTAAAAAGCGATCAAATTTCAAATTTGATAAAATCTCATTAAATATTTTTCAAGCTGGTGATTGCTTTCAGATTGGTCCATTTACAATTGAAGCTATTGCTGTCAATCATTCAATTCCAGAGTCTGTTTCTTTGGCAATTACAACATCTTTAGGAAATGTGATCCATACTGGAGATTGGAAAATTGATCACACACCTTCACTTGGACCCGTAACAGATGAAAAAAGGTTACGGATTTTAGGAAACAAAGGCATTTTAGCATTAATATGCGATTCCACTAATGCCCTTCAAGACGGTATATCGCCGTCGGAACAACAAGTTCGGGATAGTCTTTCTGAAATTATTTTGAAAGCTGAAGGCCGTGTTGTTATTGCAACTTTTTCATCAAATATTGGTAGGATACGTTCAATTGCTCTTGCGGCAGAATCTGCTGGGCGCCAAGTTTTTTTGGTGGGGCGCTCTATAAAACGTAGTGTTACTGTAGCGCAAGAGCTTGGTTATTTGAATAACTTAGCACCATTTATAACGGAAGATGATTATAGTCACACTCCACGGAAAAACATGGTTTTGGTAGTAACAGGAAGCCAAGGTGAACCGTGTTCTGCTTTAGCAAAACTTTCACGAAATGAAATGAGAAATATTGCACTCTCTCCTGGTGATACAATTATTTATTCATCACGTAGTATTCCGGGAAATGAAAAGGCTATTTTTGAGATACAAAATCGTTTCATTGATCAGGGAATTAAAGTAATTACAAATAATGATGCTCTTGTTCATGTTTCAGGCCATCCCCGCCGTTTAGAGCTTCTACAAATGTATGATTGGATAAAACCGCAGATACTTGTTCCTGTACATGGTGAGGCAGTACACCTTGTGGCTCAAGCAGCTTTAGCACGTCAAGCTAATATTAAAACTATTGCTGAAATTAGAAATGGCGATATGCTCCGCCTTGCTCCCAAACCAATGGAGGTCATTGAGAAAGTATCTGTTGGTCAAATCTATAAAGATGGTTACTTGATTGGTAGTGAAGATGAAGTAGGGATTAATGAGCGTCGCAAATTAAGTTATGTTGGTCATGTTGTAATTTCTCTGCATATGAATAGTAAGCATAATTTACTTGATGATATTGGTTTTATGGCATTGGGATTACCTAACAATGATGGAAAAGGGAAATCATTAAAAGATATTCTTTTAACTGTTGTAGAAAATACTATTAATAATATTCCACAGATTAAAAGAAAAGATAATGAACTTATTCGGGAAGCAGTACGTCGTGCTGTCAGAGCAGCTGTTAATGAAATTTGGGGAAAAAAACCTGTTTGTACAGTCTTTTTACATCGCTCAAAGTGA
- the proS gene encoding proline--tRNA ligase codes for MRLSQYFIPILKENPKEAEIVSHRLMLRAGMIRQQTAGIYSWLPLGKKVLDKVCTIIREEQERAGALEILMPTIQSVDLWHESGRYDDYGFEMLRIKDRQERDLLYGPTNEEIVTDIFRSYVRSYKDLPLNLYQIQWKFRDEIRPRFGVMRSREFLMKDAYSFDLDYESAKISYNRMFVAYLRTFSRMGLKVIPMRADTGPIGGEHSHEFIILAETGESAIFCDKQFLGITAPLFSIDFTDKIILANIVKQWTTFYAATEEMHNEEEWSKISKSNQLSARGIEVGHIFYFGTKYSVPMGAKVMGKDGKEYPVFMGSYGIGPSRLVAAAIEASHDENGIIWPKPITPFDFGIINMKSDDKKCNHICETLYQGLIRAGFDPLLDDRNERPGIKFAIMDLIGLPTQIIVGPKNATQNEVEIKDRKTGAKESLTIESVLNRFSTNLDGQCYE; via the coding sequence ATGCGTCTTTCTCAGTATTTCATACCTATCTTAAAAGAGAATCCTAAAGAAGCAGAAATTGTTTCACATCGACTTATGTTGCGTGCAGGTATGATTCGTCAACAAACAGCAGGGATTTATTCTTGGTTGCCATTAGGTAAAAAGGTACTTGATAAAGTTTGTACAATTATTCGTGAAGAACAAGAACGAGCTGGTGCTTTAGAAATATTAATGCCTACGATTCAATCTGTTGATCTTTGGCATGAAAGTGGTCGTTACGATGATTACGGTTTTGAAATGTTACGTATTAAGGATCGCCAAGAACGTGATTTGCTTTATGGCCCAACTAATGAAGAAATAGTAACAGATATTTTTCGTTCATATGTTCGTTCTTATAAGGATCTTCCTCTCAATCTTTATCAAATTCAATGGAAATTTCGTGATGAGATCCGTCCGCGTTTTGGTGTGATGCGTTCACGAGAGTTTTTAATGAAAGACGCATATTCTTTCGATCTTGATTATGAAAGTGCAAAAATATCCTATAATCGTATGTTTGTTGCATATTTACGTACTTTTTCTCGTATGGGATTGAAAGTAATTCCGATGCGCGCTGATACAGGCCCGATTGGTGGCGAACATAGTCATGAATTTATCATTCTAGCTGAAACAGGTGAAAGTGCTATATTCTGCGATAAACAATTTCTTGGCATTACTGCTCCACTTTTTTCGATCGATTTTACTGATAAAATTATCTTAGCTAATATCGTTAAACAGTGGACAACTTTTTATGCAGCAACGGAGGAAATGCATAATGAAGAAGAGTGGAGTAAAATCTCTAAATCCAATCAGCTTTCAGCACGTGGCATTGAAGTAGGGCATATTTTTTATTTTGGCACTAAATATTCTGTACCAATGGGAGCAAAAGTGATGGGAAAAGACGGAAAAGAATATCCGGTTTTTATGGGATCTTATGGGATTGGACCCTCACGTCTTGTTGCAGCAGCAATTGAAGCTTCTCATGATGAAAATGGTATTATTTGGCCAAAGCCAATAACACCATTTGATTTTGGTATCATCAACATGAAATCAGACGATAAAAAATGTAACCATATCTGTGAAACTCTTTATCAGGGACTTATACGTGCTGGCTTTGATCCATTGTTAGATGACAGAAATGAACGCCCTGGTATAAAATTTGCAATAATGGATTTGATTGGTTTACCAACACAAATAATCGTTGGCCCCAAAAATGCTACACAAAATGAGGTTGAAATTAAAGATAGAAAAACAGGTGCTAAAGAATCTTTAACAATTGAATCTGTACTTAACCGGTTTTCTACAAACTTAGATGGGCAATGTTATGAATAA
- a CDS encoding lipoprotein-releasing ABC transporter permease subunit → MNNLRRKWFSSYEWMVSFRYMIPNKKHMFTSVVSIISLIGIMLGVFALVVVMAVMNGFRTELLNRILGMNGHLIIQTTDSGFSDYNTFISYLESIDGVNSALPVVEGQALVQGNIGGGTGALIRGMRQEDLEKLKIVTQNIKSGTLAQFEEEEGIAIGSGLAEKLGLTIGSDLRIITPDGDVTPFGVMPRIKAYKIIAIFEVGMSEYDTIFVFMPLSEAQAFFNLGQKIQSLELFLNDPDTVDQIKRVIEKEMDQQVYLIDWRMRNQAFFSALQIERNVMFFILSLIILVAALNIISGLIMLVKDKNHDIAILRTMGAHQNAIMRIFISTGMMIGCIGTILGVVLGIIAATNINYIQDFVSWFFNVDVFNPQLYFLTKLPARVEWEQTAIVVVMALLLSFFATLIPAWQASKLDPVQALRYE, encoded by the coding sequence ATGAATAATTTGAGAAGAAAATGGTTTTCATCTTATGAATGGATGGTTTCATTTCGTTACATGATTCCTAATAAAAAACATATGTTTACATCTGTTGTTTCAATCATTTCTTTAATTGGAATTATGTTAGGGGTTTTTGCCTTAGTTGTCGTTATGGCAGTAATGAATGGTTTTCGCACAGAGCTTCTTAATCGCATTCTCGGCATGAACGGACATCTTATCATTCAGACAACTGATTCTGGTTTCTCTGATTATAATACCTTTATTTCTTATTTAGAATCCATAGACGGCGTAAACTCTGCTTTGCCTGTTGTTGAAGGACAAGCACTTGTTCAGGGGAATATTGGTGGGGGAACTGGTGCTTTAATTCGCGGTATGCGTCAGGAAGACTTGGAGAAGCTTAAAATAGTAACTCAAAATATTAAATCAGGTACACTCGCTCAATTTGAAGAAGAGGAAGGCATTGCAATCGGAAGTGGTCTGGCAGAAAAATTAGGGCTGACAATTGGAAGTGATCTGCGTATTATTACACCAGATGGTGATGTAACACCTTTTGGCGTTATGCCACGTATTAAAGCTTATAAAATAATTGCTATTTTTGAAGTGGGTATGTCTGAATATGACACAATATTTGTTTTTATGCCTCTTTCTGAAGCGCAAGCATTTTTCAATTTAGGACAGAAAATTCAATCACTAGAGTTATTTCTTAATGATCCCGATACTGTTGATCAAATAAAGCGGGTAATAGAAAAAGAAATGGATCAACAAGTTTATTTAATTGATTGGCGCATGCGCAATCAGGCTTTCTTTTCAGCTTTGCAGATTGAGCGTAACGTCATGTTTTTTATTCTTTCTCTTATTATCCTCGTTGCTGCTTTAAATATTATTTCTGGGCTAATTATGCTTGTGAAAGATAAAAACCATGATATTGCAATTTTGCGCACTATGGGAGCACACCAGAATGCAATCATGCGTATATTTATCTCTACCGGGATGATGATTGGATGTATTGGGACAATATTAGGGGTAGTTTTAGGTATCATAGCAGCTACAAACATCAATTATATTCAGGATTTTGTATCTTGGTTTTTTAATGTTGATGTTTTTAATCCTCAACTTTATTTTTTAACAAAATTGCCAGCACGGGTTGAATGGGAACAAACTGCTATAGTAGTTGTGATGGCTTTACTTTTATCGTTTTTTGCAACACTTATTCCGGCGTGGCAAGCTTCTAAACTAGACCCCGTACAAGCCTTGAGGTATGAGTAA
- a CDS encoding ABC transporter ATP-binding protein, with protein sequence MSVVLELVEIERRFFDNDKPLIILDKANFILNRGELVALVAPSGAGKSTLLHIAGLLEKPTAGDVLLHGISCAKCSDSERTAMRRNNIGFVYQFHHLLPEFTALENVMIPQMIAGLKRSTAENRALKLLTYLRVSHRARHRPSELSGGEQQRIAIARAIANAPSILLADEPTGNLDPVTSVYVFQALSALVRQSGLAALIATHNYSLAKLMHRRITLKERKIIELP encoded by the coding sequence ATGTCTGTTGTTTTAGAACTTGTCGAGATTGAGCGACGTTTTTTTGATAACGACAAACCTTTAATTATTTTAGACAAAGCTAATTTTATTCTTAACCGTGGAGAACTCGTAGCACTTGTTGCACCATCTGGTGCTGGAAAATCAACACTTCTTCATATTGCTGGGTTACTCGAAAAACCAACAGCTGGTGATGTTTTGTTGCATGGTATTTCTTGTGCAAAATGCTCTGATAGCGAGCGAACGGCTATGAGACGAAACAATATTGGTTTTGTTTATCAATTTCATCATTTGTTACCAGAGTTCACAGCTTTAGAAAATGTAATGATACCCCAAATGATAGCAGGATTGAAAAGATCGACTGCAGAAAATCGGGCACTTAAATTATTAACATATCTTCGGGTTTCTCATCGTGCCAGACATCGTCCATCAGAATTATCAGGTGGCGAACAACAGCGTATCGCTATTGCACGTGCGATAGCAAATGCTCCTTCTATACTGTTAGCCGATGAGCCTACAGGGAATCTTGATCCTGTAACTTCAGTTTATGTATTTCAGGCTTTGTCAGCACTTGTTCGTCAATCTGGCCTTGCTGCTCTTATTGCAACACATAATTATAGCTTGGCCAAACTGATGCATCGCCGAATTACACTGAAAGAGAGAAAAATTATTGAACTTCCTTAA
- a CDS encoding FAD assembly factor SdhE yields the protein MTNFVIDKNQLNTRRRRLIFRAWHRGIREMDLILGQYVDSHIIGMSDETVSELEYIMSFEDRDLLMWITGEIPTPSEIDSPLFRDIANYRICTNFN from the coding sequence ATGACAAATTTTGTAATTGATAAAAATCAATTAAATACGCGACGTCGGCGATTGATTTTTCGGGCGTGGCATAGAGGCATCCGTGAAATGGATTTAATTTTAGGACAATATGTTGATTCGCATATTATTGGAATGAGCGATGAAACAGTCTCTGAACTTGAATATATTATGTCTTTTGAAGATCGCGATTTACTTATGTGGATTACAGGGGAAATTCCTACACCATCTGAGATAGATAGTCCGCTTTTTCGTGATATTGCAAATTACCGTATTTGCACAAATTTTAATTAA
- a CDS encoding extracellular solute-binding protein, producing MLFNSLDRLKFFLSLMIFLLCHDVIANGIAMRGAPKLPNKFEYFPYASSNANSKGKITYGVVGTFDGLNPFVIRSFRTTARGLFADEQFSGLVYETMMVRSRDESFTLYPLLAEKVELNDERTEITFFLNPKAHFSDGKLITVEDVLFTVNLLKDKGRPPFDRYMKRIESIEVINNYCIRMHFPQSQDREFPLILAGVMPILPKHAINVDDFEKNGLVKIPGSGPYVIEHADPGERIIYKRDPNYWGRDLPVNKGLHNFDIIQIEYFRNDTAHFEAFKKGIVDIFIEGSSNPNRWRLAYNFPAVREGRVIKESFSKGTPADTIGFVFNTRRTIFKDKKVRQALSMLFDFEWVNRHLFSNIYTRTEGYWAGSILSSVGKSASEEEKRLLAPYFNAVLPEVMDGSWRLLKTDGSGMDRLIMQTAWKLLQESGFTRKNNKVIAPNGLPFQFEIMTQTLDEEKIALAFQSTLSRFGINIEIRTVDDTQYQNRLSIFDYDMIIAKLKNSLSPGNEQINRWGSASRNLKGSFNFAGTADPAIDAMITAMLNARSDTNFIAAVRALDRVLISGSYYIPLYHLPEQRIARWSYIKHPIYTSLYGYYLPTWWRE from the coding sequence ATGTTATTTAACAGTTTAGATCGTTTAAAATTTTTTCTTTCTCTTATGATTTTTCTTCTGTGCCATGACGTAATAGCAAATGGCATTGCAATGCGTGGAGCACCGAAACTACCAAATAAATTTGAATATTTTCCTTATGCTTCTTCCAATGCAAATAGTAAAGGCAAAATCACATATGGCGTTGTTGGAACATTTGATGGTTTAAATCCATTTGTTATTCGTAGTTTTAGAACAACTGCAAGAGGACTTTTTGCTGATGAGCAATTTTCTGGTCTTGTTTACGAAACAATGATGGTGCGTTCTCGTGATGAATCTTTTACACTTTATCCTCTTCTGGCAGAAAAAGTTGAATTAAATGACGAACGCACAGAGATTACTTTTTTTCTCAATCCAAAAGCGCATTTTTCAGATGGGAAACTCATAACAGTTGAAGATGTCTTATTCACGGTTAACCTTCTTAAAGACAAGGGAAGACCTCCATTTGATCGATACATGAAGCGTATAGAATCTATTGAAGTAATTAATAATTATTGTATAAGAATGCACTTTCCACAATCACAGGATCGTGAGTTTCCGCTTATTTTAGCAGGTGTAATGCCAATATTACCTAAACATGCTATTAATGTTGATGATTTTGAAAAAAATGGTTTAGTTAAAATTCCAGGAAGTGGTCCTTATGTTATTGAACATGCTGATCCTGGTGAACGAATTATCTATAAACGTGATCCCAATTATTGGGGGAGAGATCTTCCTGTTAATAAAGGGTTGCATAACTTTGACATTATTCAAATCGAATATTTTAGAAATGATACAGCGCACTTTGAAGCTTTTAAAAAAGGTATTGTTGATATCTTTATTGAAGGATCTTCTAATCCAAATCGTTGGCGGCTTGCTTATAATTTTCCGGCTGTTCGCGAGGGACGCGTTATCAAAGAATCTTTTTCAAAAGGGACACCTGCTGATACTATTGGTTTTGTTTTTAATACCCGTCGCACTATTTTTAAAGATAAAAAGGTACGACAAGCATTATCAATGCTTTTCGATTTTGAATGGGTCAATCGCCATCTTTTTAGTAATATTTATACCAGAACAGAAGGTTATTGGGCAGGATCTATACTTTCATCTGTAGGAAAATCAGCAAGCGAAGAAGAAAAAAGGCTCTTAGCTCCTTATTTTAATGCAGTTCTTCCCGAAGTAATGGATGGAAGCTGGCGTCTTCTTAAAACAGATGGTTCAGGTATGGATCGGCTTATCATGCAAACAGCTTGGAAACTTTTGCAAGAATCGGGTTTTACCAGAAAAAACAACAAAGTTATTGCTCCGAATGGTTTACCCTTTCAATTTGAGATCATGACTCAAACACTTGATGAAGAAAAAATTGCCCTTGCATTTCAAAGTACGCTATCACGTTTTGGTATTAATATTGAAATAAGAACTGTCGATGATACCCAATATCAAAATCGCTTAAGTATATTTGATTATGATATGATTATTGCAAAATTAAAAAATTCTCTATCACCAGGCAATGAACAAATAAACCGCTGGGGTTCTGCTTCTAGAAATTTGAAAGGAAGTTTTAATTTTGCAGGAACAGCTGATCCTGCTATAGACGCGATGATAACTGCAATGCTCAATGCACGTTCAGATACTAATTTCATTGCAGCAGTGCGTGCTTTAGATAGAGTTCTTATTTCTGGTAGTTATTATATACCATTGTACCACTTGCCTGAACAGCGAATAGCACGTTGGTCATATATTAAACACCCTATTTATACATCCTTATATGGATATTATCTTCCAACTTGGTGGCGTGAATAA
- a CDS encoding invasion associated locus B family protein, protein MSHKNTYTAISVLAGTATFFLMAYTPAGAENLSQGWYKVCSKQNDINICNTMNNVISDTGQPLTAVNLVEVKGKKEEKRIGIQVPTNRLLPEGVHIQIGNDFSMKIPYVVCNGTSCIANDVLSDKLVAAMKTGSKMVVTTTNIRGGANPIEFSLNGFKAAYTGPGIDEKTFQQKQMKLQQTIQSKQKEIEDRMRVEQEKAQKNNNK, encoded by the coding sequence ATGTCGCATAAAAATACCTATACTGCTATTTCAGTATTGGCTGGAACCGCTACTTTTTTTCTCATGGCTTATACTCCAGCAGGTGCAGAGAATTTATCTCAAGGTTGGTACAAAGTTTGCAGTAAGCAGAATGATATTAACATTTGTAACACAATGAACAATGTTATATCAGATACTGGTCAGCCTTTGACTGCTGTTAATTTAGTTGAAGTAAAAGGAAAAAAGGAAGAAAAACGTATAGGTATTCAAGTACCTACGAATCGTCTTCTACCAGAGGGTGTTCATATCCAAATTGGAAATGACTTTTCTATGAAAATTCCTTACGTTGTTTGTAATGGAACAAGTTGTATCGCTAATGATGTTTTAAGTGACAAGTTAGTTGCTGCCATGAAAACTGGTTCGAAAATGGTTGTAACTACAACCAATATTCGGGGTGGTGCTAATCCTATCGAATTTTCTCTTAACGGATTTAAAGCTGCCTACACAGGCCCTGGTATAGATGAAAAGACTTTTCAGCAAAAACAAATGAAGTTACAGCAAACTATCCAATCAAAGCAAAAAGAAATTGAAGATCGTATGCGGGTTGAACAAGAAAAGGCTCAGAAAAATAATAACAAATAA